Proteins encoded by one window of Desulfovibrio ferrophilus:
- a CDS encoding NUDIX hydrolase, with protein sequence MQSHHKQPKRLPEAIEVVDTSDRPLGVMPLDEAHRQALPHRSVLVIIYDKDERIYVQRRCRSKAIYPGRWDLSATGHVKAGESRLGAALRELEEELRVRASNLTLLAEVAACPETNWEFVTLYAASGVVGAPSPNPDEVMDGMYLDRDELEAMVENFREMLTPALVAAWEGGYIYPLEG encoded by the coding sequence ATGCAAAGCCATCACAAACAACCGAAACGCCTTCCCGAAGCCATTGAGGTCGTAGACACCAGCGACAGACCGCTGGGAGTCATGCCTCTGGACGAAGCCCATCGCCAAGCGTTGCCACATCGCTCGGTGCTGGTCATCATCTATGACAAGGACGAGCGAATCTATGTGCAGCGACGCTGCCGCTCCAAGGCCATCTACCCCGGACGATGGGACCTCTCCGCCACTGGCCACGTCAAAGCTGGCGAATCACGCCTGGGCGCGGCACTGCGGGAACTGGAAGAAGAGCTTCGGGTTCGAGCCTCGAACCTGACCTTGCTTGCTGAAGTCGCAGCCTGCCCGGAGACCAACTGGGAATTTGTCACCCTGTATGCAGCCTCGGGAGTTGTCGGTGCCCCTTCGCCCAACCCCGACGAGGTTATGGACGGCATGTACCTTGACCGCGACGAGCTGGAAGCCATGGTCGAAAACTTCCGGGAAATGTTGACCCCTGCTTTGGTTGCGGCCTGGGAAGGAGGCTATATCTATCCCCTTGAGGGTTAA
- the rimI gene encoding ribosomal protein S18-alanine N-acetyltransferase, with the protein MIEELTFHRLGIQDLADLVVLEQQCFSAPWKEEQFLLGLEREVFKVFGLKDGDELVAYCSFYHVVDEMEILNIAVVPERRRHGAGRRLLSLVLQICLKMGIQNGHLEVRVGNVAARALYASFGFQEIGVRKGYYPDNGEDAILMRLDLENLSGA; encoded by the coding sequence ATGATCGAAGAATTGACCTTCCACCGCCTGGGGATTCAGGATTTGGCGGATTTGGTTGTTCTGGAACAGCAATGTTTCAGTGCGCCCTGGAAGGAAGAACAGTTTTTACTTGGTCTGGAACGTGAAGTATTCAAGGTGTTTGGCCTCAAGGATGGCGATGAGCTTGTTGCCTATTGCTCTTTTTACCATGTTGTTGATGAGATGGAGATTTTGAATATTGCCGTTGTTCCTGAGCGGCGCAGGCACGGAGCAGGTCGACGATTATTGTCGCTCGTGTTGCAAATTTGTTTGAAAATGGGCATACAAAACGGGCATTTGGAGGTTCGAGTTGGCAATGTTGCCGCGCGGGCCCTGTATGCGTCGTTTGGTTTTCAGGAGATTGGTGTTCGCAAGGGCTACTACCCGGACAACGGTGAGGATGCAATTTTGATGCGTCTTGATCTGGAAAATCTAAGCGGTGCGTAG
- a CDS encoding phosphoglycerate kinase: MRFIDQMDLPGKKVLIRVDYNVPLKNGAITDDNRIQGSLPTLEYALEQGAALILCSHLGKPKGKVVPEFSMAPVAQRLSELLGRPVQTAPDCVGPEVEAMVAALMPGDVLLLENLRYHAGEQAGDDDFAKALASLCDVYCCDAFGTAHRAHASMTGIPAHAKEKCGGFLLKKEWEFLGESLKKPARPYVAISGGAKVSSKLAIIQNLLSKVNRIIIGGAMANTFFLAMGHGVGKSLAESDLVEAAKTIMADARRKGVELLLPVDVVLASGPDDAQAAGVAPIDAIGDDQMVLDAGPESVKLWAKALEDARTVVWNGPVGLFENPAFAEGSKGVAEAVAGLDALTIIGGGDTGACLKLAGLSDKVTFISTGGGSFLEFMEGKELPAFKALEV; the protein is encoded by the coding sequence ATTCGGTTTATCGATCAGATGGATCTGCCTGGCAAGAAGGTTCTGATTCGAGTTGATTATAATGTTCCCCTCAAGAATGGGGCTATCACCGACGACAATCGTATCCAGGGGAGCCTTCCGACATTGGAATATGCCTTGGAGCAGGGCGCTGCCCTGATCCTGTGTTCCCATCTGGGCAAGCCCAAGGGCAAGGTTGTTCCGGAGTTCTCGATGGCTCCGGTGGCTCAGCGTCTTTCCGAGCTGCTGGGGCGTCCCGTTCAAACGGCACCGGACTGTGTGGGGCCGGAAGTCGAGGCCATGGTCGCTGCTTTGATGCCGGGCGATGTGCTGCTGCTGGAAAATTTGCGTTATCATGCTGGTGAGCAAGCCGGGGACGATGATTTTGCCAAGGCTCTGGCGTCACTTTGTGATGTCTATTGCTGCGATGCCTTTGGGACTGCCCATCGGGCCCACGCCTCCATGACCGGTATCCCCGCTCATGCCAAGGAAAAATGTGGTGGCTTTCTGCTCAAGAAGGAGTGGGAATTCCTGGGTGAGTCTCTGAAGAAACCTGCCCGGCCGTATGTGGCGATTTCGGGCGGGGCAAAGGTTTCGTCCAAGCTGGCAATCATTCAAAACCTGCTGTCCAAGGTCAACCGAATCATCATCGGTGGAGCCATGGCCAACACGTTCTTCCTGGCTATGGGGCACGGCGTGGGCAAGTCCCTGGCAGAGTCAGATCTGGTGGAAGCCGCCAAGACGATCATGGCAGATGCCCGGCGCAAGGGTGTCGAGCTGTTGCTGCCTGTAGACGTGGTGTTGGCCTCCGGGCCGGACGATGCGCAGGCCGCAGGTGTCGCACCCATCGATGCCATTGGTGACGATCAGATGGTGCTCGATGCCGGTCCCGAATCGGTCAAGCTGTGGGCCAAGGCTCTGGAAGATGCCCGCACCGTGGTTTGGAACGGCCCCGTGGGGCTGTTTGAGAATCCAGCCTTTGCCGAGGGCTCCAAAGGGGTGGCAGAGGCCGTGGCTGGCCTGGACGCCCTGACCATCATCGGTGGTGGCGATACGGGCGCATGCCTGAAACTCGCAGGCCTGTCGGACAAGGTGACGTTCATTTCCACGGGTGGCGGTTCGTTTTTGGAATTCATGGAGGGCAAGGAACTGCCCGCATTCAAGGCCCTGGAGGTCTAG
- the tpiA gene encoding triose-phosphate isomerase: protein MKKLMAANWKMFKTVSEALETAEELVRLCGDVPADREVLVIPPFTAMTAVAGAFEHAGSFFLGGQNFYPELEGAFTGEISPVMLKDACCSYALAGHSERRHVLGEDDATVGRKTAFGLEQGLSMILCVGELIEERRAGKVEEVLRRQLQVGLADVPRDVLPERLSVAYEPVWAIGTGEVAGPEEIVQAHDFVRSVLVEIFGVNGNEMRIQYGGSVKPGNASDIISLDNVDGVLVGGASLKADSFSQIVLAG, encoded by the coding sequence ATGAAAAAACTCATGGCTGCCAACTGGAAAATGTTCAAGACTGTTTCTGAAGCGCTTGAAACCGCAGAAGAACTGGTTCGCCTGTGCGGGGATGTTCCAGCTGATCGTGAAGTTCTGGTGATTCCACCATTTACGGCCATGACCGCAGTGGCGGGTGCATTCGAGCACGCCGGGAGTTTTTTCCTCGGTGGACAGAACTTCTACCCTGAGCTGGAAGGTGCCTTTACGGGGGAGATTTCTCCGGTCATGCTCAAGGACGCTTGTTGTTCTTATGCCCTGGCTGGGCACTCCGAGCGCAGGCATGTCCTGGGCGAGGACGATGCTACGGTTGGCCGTAAGACGGCCTTTGGATTGGAACAGGGCCTGTCCATGATTCTGTGCGTGGGGGAACTCATCGAGGAGCGCCGCGCTGGCAAGGTGGAAGAAGTTCTGAGACGCCAGTTGCAGGTCGGCCTTGCAGACGTGCCCAGAGATGTGCTTCCCGAGCGCTTGAGCGTGGCTTATGAGCCTGTTTGGGCCATTGGTACTGGTGAAGTCGCCGGACCCGAGGAAATCGTCCAGGCGCACGATTTTGTACGTTCTGTTCTGGTTGAGATATTTGGTGTGAATGGTAATGAAATGCGCATCCAGTATGGCGGCAGCGTCAAGCCGGGCAATGCCTCGGACATCATATCTCTTGACAATGTTGACGGAGTATTGGTAGGAGGCGCGAGCTTGAAGGCTGACAGTTTCAGCCAGATCGTCCTCGCGGGATAA
- the secG gene encoding preprotein translocase subunit SecG, producing the protein MEALVLTLHIIACLILIVLVLLQSGKEGMGVIFGGGSSTVFGSSGAGGLLTKLTAFLAATFLVTSLVYNVLISSKPSGDSIMTDDIQIEETAAPVAPVQPQQGVDDIGATPSEPAGSDDLAKPEGATQ; encoded by the coding sequence TTGGAAGCCTTGGTTCTCACTCTGCATATTATCGCGTGCCTGATTTTGATTGTGCTCGTACTGCTTCAGTCCGGCAAGGAAGGCATGGGCGTTATTTTTGGCGGCGGGTCCAGCACCGTTTTTGGTAGCTCTGGAGCCGGTGGCCTTCTGACCAAGTTGACCGCTTTTTTGGCTGCCACTTTCCTGGTGACCTCTCTTGTGTACAACGTTCTGATCAGCTCCAAGCCGTCTGGCGATTCCATCATGACGGATGACATCCAGATTGAGGAAACTGCCGCCCCTGTTGCTCCGGTTCAGCCGCAGCAAGGTGTGGATGACATCGGCGCCACTCCTTCCGAGCCTGCCGGTTCGGATGATCTGGCAAAGCCGGAGGGCGCTACCCAGTAG
- a CDS encoding O-methyltransferase — MNNTPTWYQMDHIANLVNEDLHDLLVLATTNGIKLQKKSGTITVHRNDLTRLFEEISRDVPRRRHVLTKSLLPHLDLPWAKALKGIYEEDAAWPASMSPQQGEFLRSLIQNINPKKCLEIGCFIGASTLWICSALEDCGNNGILHSVDLYGDKMPFKHIKYMFLLDALSYIQKRLDEAELSHRNIQHVGHSHLVGSQYDKLIGDELDFLFIDGDHTIEGATGDFLLYEPHLKKGGYLMFHDIYPEVCGWDGPAHVINSIIAKQPGKYQFVELDTAPQNYGISLIKKIAK, encoded by the coding sequence GTGAATAATACTCCTACATGGTACCAAATGGATCACATTGCAAACCTCGTCAACGAAGACCTGCATGACCTTTTGGTGTTGGCCACCACGAATGGGATCAAGCTTCAAAAGAAGAGCGGGACGATCACTGTCCATCGTAATGATCTGACGAGGCTGTTCGAGGAAATCAGTCGGGATGTTCCAAGGAGAAGGCATGTTTTGACCAAGAGTCTTTTGCCTCATCTTGACCTGCCTTGGGCCAAGGCTCTTAAGGGTATTTATGAAGAGGATGCGGCCTGGCCTGCTTCCATGTCACCTCAGCAAGGCGAATTCCTGCGATCCTTGATTCAGAATATCAATCCTAAGAAATGTCTTGAAATTGGTTGTTTCATCGGGGCTTCCACATTGTGGATATGTTCAGCTCTTGAGGATTGTGGCAACAATGGAATACTGCATTCAGTCGATCTTTACGGCGATAAGATGCCGTTCAAGCATATAAAGTACATGTTTTTATTGGACGCGCTTTCATATATTCAAAAGCGTTTGGATGAGGCAGAGCTCTCGCATCGCAATATTCAGCACGTCGGGCATTCGCATCTTGTTGGATCCCAGTATGATAAACTCATTGGTGATGAGCTTGATTTTTTGTTCATCGATGGAGATCATACCATTGAAGGAGCAACAGGTGATTTCCTTTTATACGAGCCGCACTTGAAGAAGGGTGGCTATCTGATGTTTCATGACATTTATCCAGAGGTCTGTGGTTGGGACGGTCCTGCCCATGTCATTAACTCAATTATCGCAAAACAGCCTGGAAAGTATCAGTTTGTTGAGCTTGATACTGCGCCTCAGAACTATGGAATTTCACTCATCAAGAAGATTGCCAAGTAG
- a CDS encoding metallophosphoesterase codes for MSHSSIQQDIFKTLEHRMGKDILRRRLNIQAKNAASFYQGKGLSQFHPENVEWIPKLLKIILTGCGMLNRGYRNSMDYRVEYVETRFDVLPKAFDGLRILQIADPHFDGIPDGGKKLSSILSSLEFDLCVLTGDYRFLTFHEYTQPIKILSNIIRLLECEHGIFGILGNHDFVEMAPMMEQLGIRMLLNENFSLVKSGKTIHIAGVDDPHYHGCHDLRKALTGLPREDFTLLLSHSPEIIKQAEAAGADYYLCGHTHAGQICLPGGVPIITNAHCSRKYTKGSWSFGSMHGHTSRGTGSSGISVRFFCPPEITIHSLRSNN; via the coding sequence ATGAGTCATTCGAGCATACAACAAGATATCTTCAAAACCCTTGAACATCGCATGGGGAAAGACATTCTGCGCCGCAGGCTCAACATCCAAGCCAAAAACGCCGCATCCTTCTATCAAGGCAAAGGGCTTTCCCAATTTCACCCGGAAAATGTTGAGTGGATTCCCAAGCTCCTCAAAATCATCCTGACTGGATGTGGCATGCTCAACCGTGGCTATCGCAATTCTATGGATTATCGTGTGGAGTATGTGGAAACGCGCTTTGACGTATTACCAAAAGCTTTCGACGGCCTGCGCATCCTTCAAATCGCCGACCCTCATTTTGACGGCATCCCGGACGGGGGCAAAAAGCTTTCGAGCATACTCTCAAGTCTGGAGTTCGATCTCTGCGTACTCACAGGCGACTATCGCTTCCTAACATTCCATGAATACACGCAGCCCATCAAAATTTTGAGCAATATAATCAGGCTGCTGGAATGCGAGCACGGCATTTTCGGCATTCTAGGCAACCACGATTTTGTCGAAATGGCCCCCATGATGGAACAACTGGGAATCCGAATGCTACTCAACGAGAATTTCAGTCTCGTGAAGAGTGGAAAGACCATTCATATTGCCGGAGTGGATGACCCGCATTACCACGGCTGCCATGACCTCCGAAAAGCCCTGACCGGACTTCCCCGTGAAGATTTCACCCTATTGCTCAGTCACAGCCCGGAAATCATCAAGCAAGCAGAAGCTGCCGGGGCCGACTACTATCTCTGTGGTCACACCCATGCCGGCCAAATCTGTTTGCCGGGAGGAGTGCCCATCATCACCAATGCCCACTGTTCTCGCAAATACACCAAGGGGAGTTGGTCCTTTGGCTCAATGCATGGTCATACCTCACGCGGCACCGGCTCATCAGGAATCAGCGTCCGTTTCTTCTGCCCTCCCGAAATAACCATCCATAGCCTGCGCTCGAACAACTGA
- a CDS encoding flavodoxin family protein, producing the protein MYAVAFNGSPRKGGNTQHLLEATLKPLAMEGWETELVQVGGKNIRGCIACGKCIKNQDGRCGVKGDIANDCIEKMARADAIIIGSPTYFAGVASDIKALIDRSGFVAHVNGGLFAGKIGAAVVAVRRGGATHVYDTINHMFQMSRMVLPGSTYWNMGYGLDKGEVADDAEGLANMQNLGEMIGWVGNALAPVMKSVPQIGGATSEEA; encoded by the coding sequence ATGTACGCAGTAGCATTCAACGGCAGCCCCAGAAAAGGCGGCAACACACAACATCTTCTGGAAGCAACCCTGAAACCCCTTGCCATGGAAGGATGGGAAACGGAACTGGTCCAGGTGGGTGGCAAGAATATTCGCGGCTGCATCGCCTGCGGCAAATGCATCAAGAACCAGGATGGGCGATGCGGAGTCAAAGGCGACATCGCCAACGACTGTATCGAGAAGATGGCTCGGGCCGATGCCATCATCATCGGCTCCCCCACTTACTTTGCCGGGGTGGCCTCCGACATCAAGGCACTCATCGATCGCTCAGGATTCGTGGCCCATGTCAATGGCGGCCTGTTCGCCGGAAAGATCGGTGCCGCTGTGGTTGCCGTACGCCGGGGCGGAGCAACACACGTCTATGACACCATCAACCACATGTTCCAGATGTCGCGCATGGTGCTCCCCGGCTCCACCTACTGGAACATGGGCTACGGATTGGACAAAGGCGAAGTGGCCGACGACGCCGAAGGCCTGGCCAACATGCAGAACCTGGGTGAAATGATTGGATGGGTGGGCAATGCCTTGGCACCGGTCATGAAATCCGTGCCTCAGATTGGCGGAGCAACGTCCGAAGAAGCGTAG